One stretch of Phycisphaerae bacterium DNA includes these proteins:
- a CDS encoding ABC transporter substrate-binding protein, whose amino-acid sequence MKRSRVLLVLLVAAVFTAAVGLRVRSLLVTEEVKLRPQGLPSAWAAALPTPKDYVAHPEVDPAEAGCGPARIISLAPSITEIVCALGLRDRLVGRTPYCLHPPDIESVTAVGALQDPNFEKIKSLSPDLVLVTANSGRLADGLRQLGIRHQSVPHDTLEEIYQAIDRVGRLCDRPATAARLVTVIRADVETLRAAAAGHILVRRPVLVALGELPVPPKAMWVAGPGSFLAGQIELAGCVNAAAGMLKVSHGELSLEGLRAANPAVILEFRARADERAMLDLYRAWSELGDLEAIRLQRVRSLGGMEWLSAGPRIALSLHRFIVVLAEFE is encoded by the coding sequence ATGAAGCGTTCCCGCGTCCTGCTGGTGCTGCTGGTTGCCGCAGTGTTCACCGCCGCGGTGGGGTTGCGGGTGCGGAGCCTACTGGTTACCGAGGAAGTGAAGTTGCGCCCGCAGGGGCTTCCGTCTGCCTGGGCAGCGGCATTGCCGACGCCGAAAGACTATGTGGCCCATCCGGAAGTCGATCCCGCCGAGGCCGGCTGCGGGCCCGCCCGAATCATCAGTCTGGCTCCCAGCATCACCGAGATCGTCTGTGCGTTGGGGCTTCGCGATCGGCTGGTGGGCCGGACGCCTTACTGCCTGCATCCCCCGGACATCGAGTCGGTAACGGCGGTCGGGGCACTCCAGGATCCCAACTTCGAGAAGATCAAGTCGCTGTCGCCGGATCTGGTACTGGTGACGGCCAACAGCGGCCGGCTGGCCGACGGCCTTCGCCAGTTGGGGATCCGCCACCAGTCGGTCCCACACGACACCCTGGAGGAAATCTACCAGGCCATCGATCGCGTCGGCCGGTTGTGTGACCGGCCCGCCACCGCCGCTCGCCTGGTCACCGTGATCCGTGCCGACGTGGAAACGCTTCGTGCCGCCGCGGCCGGACACATTCTGGTCAGGCGCCCCGTGCTGGTTGCGCTGGGCGAATTGCCCGTGCCGCCTAAGGCGATGTGGGTCGCAGGTCCGGGCTCATTCCTCGCCGGTCAGATCGAGCTGGCGGGATGTGTCAATGCCGCCGCTGGCATGCTCAAGGTGTCGCATGGCGAGTTGTCACTCGAGGGGCTTCGCGCCGCCAACCCGGCCGTCATTCTCGAATTCCGGGCGCGCGCCGATGAGCGGGCGATGCTCGATCTGTACCGCGCCTGGTCGGAACTTGGTGACCTCGAGGCGATCCGTCTTCAGCGGGTCCGCAGCCTCGGAGGCATGGAATGGCTTAGCGCCGGCCCGCGCATTGCCCTCAGCCTGCATCGCTTCATCGTGGTGCTGGCGGAGTTCGAGTGA
- a CDS encoding sigma-70 family RNA polymerase sigma factor: MKPPHRDDAEEPAPAEPRDGQLALADLYDRCAGDLYRYALMILADLAGAEDAVHQAFFKLVRTTGRVPEIREAQAYLRVAVRNECFSMLRRVRRGQAMEPLPPLLESCSGQVDDVAQREEIEAALRALPAEQREVVYLKVFEEQTFREIGERIGVPPNTAASRYRYALERLRGLLKRDGSGPT; this comes from the coding sequence ATGAAGCCGCCGCACCGAGACGATGCCGAGGAGCCTGCGCCGGCCGAGCCCCGAGATGGTCAGCTCGCGCTGGCCGACCTCTACGATCGGTGCGCGGGGGATCTGTATCGGTATGCCTTGATGATTCTGGCGGATCTGGCCGGAGCGGAGGATGCCGTGCATCAGGCTTTCTTCAAGCTGGTGCGAACGACCGGGCGCGTGCCGGAGATTCGCGAGGCTCAGGCGTATCTGCGGGTCGCGGTGCGGAACGAATGCTTCAGCATGCTGCGACGAGTGAGGCGGGGCCAGGCTATGGAGCCGTTGCCGCCGTTGCTGGAGTCTTGCTCCGGTCAAGTGGACGATGTCGCTCAGCGGGAGGAGATCGAGGCGGCCCTTCGAGCTTTGCCCGCAGAGCAGCGCGAGGTGGTTTACCTGAAGGTCTTCGAGGAGCAGACCTTTCGCGAGATCGGCGAGCGAATCGGCGTTCCCCCGAATACGGCCGCGAGCCGCTATCGGTACGCACTGGAACGGTTGCGGGGGTTGCTGAAGCGAGATGGGAGTGGGCCCACATGA
- the lpxA gene encoding acyl-ACP--UDP-N-acetylglucosamine O-acyltransferase, whose translation MIHPTAFIDPGARLGGGVTVGPHCYVGPGVVLGDRCVLRNSVTIVGQTTCGKDNEFYPGVVIGEPPQDLKYRGEPTRTVVGDGNVFREQVTVHAGTEVAGGLTEIGSHNRFLVGVHIAHDARVGSDCIFSNYVQLAGHVHVEDRVTIGGIVGIHHFTTLGTLSYIGGLSRIVADVPPFMIVEGNPSRVRGFNETGMRRWGYRPDQIKAMREAYRTLFSQKAETSGFSMNERLSKLDTRCEGNGEVHCLCESIRRSLRDGVYGRQLERLRRDTDADRRRFYGQGTPREE comes from the coding sequence ATGATACACCCGACTGCTTTCATAGATCCTGGTGCCCGGCTCGGCGGAGGCGTCACCGTGGGCCCGCACTGCTATGTCGGGCCAGGCGTGGTGCTTGGCGACCGCTGCGTGCTTCGCAACAGTGTGACCATCGTGGGGCAGACGACCTGTGGCAAGGACAATGAGTTCTATCCCGGGGTGGTGATTGGCGAACCCCCACAGGATCTCAAGTACCGCGGCGAGCCCACCCGGACCGTCGTCGGGGACGGCAACGTGTTCCGCGAGCAGGTCACCGTCCACGCCGGTACCGAGGTTGCCGGGGGGCTGACCGAGATTGGCTCGCACAACCGCTTTCTGGTCGGGGTGCACATCGCCCACGATGCTCGGGTCGGCAGCGACTGCATCTTCTCGAACTATGTTCAGCTGGCCGGGCACGTGCATGTCGAGGACCGCGTGACCATTGGTGGGATTGTCGGCATACACCATTTCACGACCTTGGGGACGCTGTCCTACATCGGCGGTCTGAGCCGGATCGTGGCTGACGTGCCGCCGTTCATGATCGTCGAGGGCAACCCGTCGCGGGTTCGAGGATTCAACGAGACCGGAATGCGCCGCTGGGGCTACAGACCCGATCAGATCAAGGCCATGCGCGAGGCCTACCGCACGCTGTTCAGCCAGAAGGCTGAAACCAGCGGCTTCTCCATGAACGAACGACTGAGCAAGCTCGATACGCGGTGCGAAGGCAACGGCGAGGTCCACTGCCTCTGCGAGTCGATTCGACGCAGCCTGCGGGACGGTGTTTATGGCCGGCAGCTTGAGCGACTCCGCCGCGACACGGATGCCGACCGGCGCCGGTTCTATGGCCAAGGTACGCCCAGGGAAGAGTGA
- the lpxC gene encoding UDP-3-O-[3-hydroxymyristoyl] N-acetylglucosamine deacetylase, with product MKLQQTIERPVEIAGRGLFTGEPATLRFRPAPVGTGVVFVRDDQNPPIHIAARVDNVAKRLRRTSIRNGTVQIETIEHCMAALAGMGVDNAFVELNGNEVPGLDGSCLPFVEKIKEAGLVQQDRPREVYRIPETIRVSDGPGYVMAAPGTEEEDALEIIYDLNYGPNSPIGQQIFKVRLTPEAFEEQIAGSRTFVLRQEAEQLQAAGLGRHLTYQEILVFGPDGPIDNPLRFANECVRHKILDLIGDLYLFGKPLVGSIFARQSGHSLNHELVRRLQELEEAAATRRRLSSEPAFDIRQIQRILPHRFPFLMVDRVVLLEPGQRAVGIKNVTANEEFFTGHYPGQPIMPGVLIIEAMAQLGGILLSRELEHTGKVAVLLSLDRVKFRRPVVPGDQLVMEALARRVKSRTGHVSCTARVNDDLVAEADIKFMMVDADPL from the coding sequence TTGAAGCTTCAGCAGACGATAGAGCGTCCGGTTGAGATCGCCGGCCGGGGGCTGTTCACCGGCGAGCCGGCCACGCTGCGCTTCCGACCCGCGCCCGTGGGGACCGGGGTGGTCTTTGTTCGTGACGACCAGAATCCTCCCATTCACATCGCCGCCCGGGTTGACAATGTCGCCAAGCGGCTTCGCCGCACGTCGATCCGCAATGGGACGGTCCAGATCGAGACCATCGAGCACTGCATGGCTGCCCTGGCCGGCATGGGTGTGGACAACGCCTTCGTGGAGCTCAACGGCAACGAGGTTCCCGGCCTGGACGGCAGCTGCCTGCCGTTTGTGGAGAAGATCAAGGAAGCCGGGCTGGTTCAGCAGGACAGGCCGCGTGAGGTCTACCGGATTCCGGAGACGATCCGGGTGTCGGACGGTCCCGGCTATGTCATGGCCGCTCCGGGTACGGAGGAAGAAGACGCCCTGGAGATCATCTACGATCTGAACTACGGGCCGAACAGTCCGATCGGGCAGCAGATCTTCAAGGTGCGGCTGACGCCGGAGGCGTTTGAGGAGCAGATTGCGGGATCCAGGACTTTCGTGCTCCGCCAGGAGGCTGAGCAACTGCAGGCCGCTGGCCTCGGTCGCCATTTGACCTACCAGGAGATTCTGGTCTTCGGGCCGGATGGTCCGATCGACAATCCGCTGCGGTTCGCCAACGAGTGTGTCCGGCACAAGATTCTGGACCTCATCGGAGACTTGTACCTCTTTGGCAAGCCTCTGGTTGGCAGCATCTTCGCTCGCCAATCGGGCCATTCGCTCAACCACGAGCTTGTCCGGCGGCTGCAGGAACTGGAGGAAGCGGCTGCGACCAGGAGGAGGCTGTCCTCCGAGCCGGCGTTCGACATCCGCCAGATCCAGAGGATCCTGCCGCATCGGTTTCCGTTCCTCATGGTGGACCGGGTTGTGCTGCTGGAACCGGGCCAGCGGGCGGTCGGCATCAAGAACGTCACCGCCAACGAGGAGTTCTTCACCGGGCATTACCCGGGCCAGCCGATCATGCCCGGCGTGTTGATTATCGAGGCCATGGCCCAGTTAGGCGGCATTCTGCTGTCCCGCGAGCTGGAGCACACCGGCAAGGTCGCCGTCCTGCTCAGCCTGGACCGGGTCAAGTTTCGCCGGCCGGTGGTGCCCGGCGACCAGTTGGTGATGGAGGCTCTGGCCCGCCGAGTGAAATCGCGGACCGGGCATGTGTCGTGTACGGCCAGGGTCAACGACGACCTGGTCGCGGAGGCGGACATCAAGTTCATGATGGTGGACGCGGACCCGCTGTGA
- a CDS encoding MTH1187 family thiamine-binding protein, with translation MSVLLEFSMFPTDKGESVGQYVARSLDIIDHSGVPYRLNPMGTVLEGEWDEVMGVVKQCFDRMREDSGRIACAIKLDWRQGGGGRLTGKIASVEQRLGRKLRQ, from the coding sequence ATGTCGGTACTCTTGGAGTTCTCGATGTTCCCCACGGACAAGGGAGAATCGGTCGGTCAATACGTGGCTCGGAGCCTGGACATCATCGACCATAGCGGCGTACCCTACCGGCTCAATCCGATGGGCACGGTGCTCGAGGGCGAGTGGGACGAGGTCATGGGCGTGGTCAAGCAGTGTTTCGATCGCATGCGTGAGGACAGCGGACGCATCGCCTGCGCAATCAAGCTCGACTGGCGGCAGGGGGGCGGCGGCCGACTGACCGGCAAGATCGCCAGCGTCGAGCAGCGCCTGGGCCGCAAGCTGAGACAGTGA
- a CDS encoding response regulator, with product MSDSEPQAARILVADDETLILDLYRRILGPERSAKPAASEMDDLAAKLFGEQPPAPSSPRACFEVLTCGQANEAVEAVRDALARNTPFAVAFLDVRMPPGPSGLVAAEKLRAMDPDLQIVIVTAFSDTAPKEIAARVPPVDKLLYLQKPFSPYEIEHCAHALTAKWRRERELRALHAELEARVQSRTAELHKAMVEAEAANRTKSEFLANMSHEIRTPMTAILGYCELIANPASEYTQCPAHLNCVTRADTLQHLATIRRNGEHLLSVINDILDLAKVESGKLTVERQPCSLRAVIEDVASLLRVRAQEKKLAYEIEYASPIPATIQTDAGRLRQILLNLTANAIKFTSQGSVRTIVRCLTDALEPYIQCDIVDTGIGMTAEQTAHLFQPFAQADSSTTRRFGGSGLGLAIARSLARMLGGDVVIVESQPDQGTRIRLTVTTGSLEGLNMISPAEANEPAARAEPGLRPSVGPHDLKGARLLLAEDGVDNQRLIGHILKAAGAEVVIVDNGQSAVEMAMNVKTSPQAFDAVLMDMQMPILDGYTAARTLRQQGYDGTIIALTAHAMSSDREKCLAAGCDAYASKPINQRSLVDLIAHRLRRQNPSSPQTTPEPA from the coding sequence ATGAGCGATAGCGAACCCCAGGCAGCGCGGATTCTTGTCGCGGACGACGAGACGCTGATCCTCGACCTGTACCGCCGGATCCTTGGCCCAGAACGCTCGGCCAAGCCGGCGGCGTCCGAAATGGATGATCTGGCCGCCAAGCTGTTCGGCGAGCAGCCACCCGCTCCTTCATCACCTCGCGCGTGCTTTGAGGTATTGACTTGCGGACAGGCGAACGAGGCCGTCGAAGCGGTTCGCGACGCCCTCGCCCGGAACACCCCTTTCGCGGTCGCGTTCCTCGACGTGCGCATGCCGCCCGGCCCAAGCGGACTGGTCGCGGCCGAGAAACTGCGAGCGATGGATCCGGATCTCCAGATCGTCATCGTTACGGCCTTCTCGGACACGGCGCCCAAGGAGATCGCCGCCCGCGTGCCCCCGGTCGACAAACTGCTGTACCTGCAGAAACCGTTCTCACCCTATGAGATCGAGCACTGCGCCCATGCGCTAACCGCCAAATGGCGGCGTGAGAGGGAGCTGCGGGCCCTTCATGCCGAGTTGGAGGCCCGCGTGCAAAGCCGCACGGCCGAATTGCACAAGGCCATGGTCGAGGCCGAAGCCGCCAACCGGACCAAGAGCGAGTTCCTGGCCAACATGAGCCATGAGATTCGCACCCCCATGACCGCGATCCTGGGATACTGCGAGCTCATCGCGAACCCGGCGAGTGAATACACCCAATGTCCCGCCCATCTGAACTGCGTCACCCGAGCCGATACCCTGCAGCACCTGGCGACCATCCGCCGCAACGGAGAACACCTGCTCAGCGTTATCAACGACATCCTCGATCTGGCCAAGGTGGAATCGGGCAAGCTGACTGTTGAGCGCCAGCCCTGTTCCCTCCGCGCCGTCATCGAGGACGTGGCTTCCCTGCTGCGCGTACGGGCTCAAGAAAAGAAACTCGCGTACGAGATCGAATACGCTAGCCCCATTCCCGCCACCATCCAAACCGATGCCGGCCGCCTGCGCCAGATTCTCCTCAACCTCACGGCGAATGCCATCAAGTTCACGAGTCAGGGCAGCGTGCGGACGATCGTGCGGTGCCTCACCGACGCACTCGAACCTTACATCCAGTGTGACATCGTGGACACGGGCATCGGCATGACCGCGGAGCAGACCGCACACCTCTTTCAGCCTTTCGCCCAGGCCGACAGCTCGACCACCCGTCGCTTCGGCGGATCGGGACTGGGGCTCGCCATCGCCCGGAGCCTGGCACGGATGCTGGGGGGGGACGTGGTCATTGTCGAATCGCAACCGGACCAGGGCACCCGGATTCGCCTCACCGTGACGACGGGCTCTCTTGAGGGCCTGAACATGATCTCCCCAGCAGAAGCGAACGAGCCGGCGGCGAGGGCGGAGCCGGGGCTGCGTCCCTCCGTCGGTCCCCACGATCTGAAGGGCGCCCGGCTCCTTCTGGCCGAGGACGGGGTGGATAACCAGCGGCTGATCGGCCACATTCTCAAGGCCGCCGGCGCCGAGGTCGTGATCGTCGATAACGGGCAGTCCGCGGTCGAGATGGCCATGAACGTGAAGACCAGTCCTCAGGCCTTCGATGCTGTTCTCATGGACATGCAGATGCCGATCCTGGACGGATATACCGCGGCCAGGACACTCCGGCAGCAAGGCTATGATGGCACCATTATTGCCCTGACCGCCCACGCCATGTCCAGTGACCGCGAGAAGTGCCTGGCCGCCGGCTGCGATGCCTACGCCTCCAAGCCCATCAACCAGCGGTCGCTGGTCGATCTGATCGCCCATCGCCTGCGTCGGCAGAATCCCTCATCCCCCCAAACCACCCCCGAACCGGCCTGA
- a CDS encoding CPBP family intramembrane metalloprotease — translation MVRKPTARHREDIFTLPSPDSPEGQHYSFVTLRPWPSLVFILPMLLAFEIGIYFAQNGAPDDKPKLVAVYLIERVVTALGAGHFGYIFPGMAVVVILVAWHLAARHPWRFDPFVLPGMLGESLIWTIPLFVFNRVVHTALLAGTQPRAHDWIDEAIRGVGAGLYEELVFRLFLITGLDILLVNVCKLNRSASLVFAVLASSALFAAQHHPPLGAETFEMSTFTFRTAAGIYLAGLFLYRGFGIAAGCHVFYNGIVVIVSTLRG, via the coding sequence ATGGTCAGGAAGCCGACAGCTAGGCACAGGGAGGACATCTTCACCCTCCCTTCACCCGACTCGCCGGAGGGCCAGCACTACTCGTTCGTGACCCTGCGGCCCTGGCCGAGCCTGGTCTTCATCCTGCCCATGCTGCTGGCCTTCGAAATCGGCATCTACTTCGCCCAGAACGGGGCTCCGGACGACAAGCCGAAACTGGTGGCCGTGTATCTCATCGAGCGCGTGGTCACGGCGCTGGGGGCGGGCCATTTCGGTTACATCTTTCCCGGCATGGCGGTGGTCGTCATCCTGGTCGCCTGGCACCTGGCCGCCCGGCATCCGTGGCGGTTCGACCCCTTTGTGCTCCCGGGCATGCTCGGTGAGAGCCTGATCTGGACCATTCCGCTGTTCGTGTTCAACCGGGTGGTGCACACCGCTCTGCTCGCCGGCACGCAGCCCCGGGCCCACGACTGGATCGACGAGGCCATCCGTGGCGTCGGAGCAGGACTCTACGAAGAGCTGGTCTTCCGGCTGTTCCTGATCACCGGCCTGGACATCCTCCTGGTCAACGTCTGCAAGCTGAACCGGTCGGCCTCGCTGGTCTTCGCGGTACTGGCATCCTCGGCCCTTTTTGCCGCCCAGCACCATCCCCCGCTCGGGGCCGAGACCTTCGAGATGAGCACCTTCACCTTCCGGACGGCGGCGGGCATCTACCTCGCGGGACTCTTCCTCTATCGCGGCTTCGGCATCGCGGCCGGCTGCCATGTCTTCTACAATGGTATCGTGGTCATCGTGAGCACACTGCGGGGCTGA
- a CDS encoding Gfo/Idh/MocA family oxidoreductase, whose product MPLKMLSAVQTTSSTRRALLRQSGVLAGLAGLTAATAARAEDRPLGANDRIGIGIIGCGGRGRDHLNILKTMKDAGAKVEIVAVSDTYRPRMAKQAEALKARAYFDHRELLADKSVDLVCIATPDHIHGYQVIDAVRAGKDVYCEKPVTHWRQYELTKRMVAEVKKSGRIFQLGSQGMSNTAWHQAKKLIQEGIIGQPIHAECGYFRVGDWGEAGMPIDDPNVTPGEDLNWDAFLGDANKRPFDVSRYFRWRLYQDYSGGPATDLYPHSFTPVVYMLGVKMPSTVVGLSSISRYHACKEREVPDTANILAEYPEKTTVAILGTQGNNFPGEPELGSVGRAPTLRGWEGTISFDNQSIIFTPAEGSKRQRNRWPIEHGEDVRLHWQNLLDCCRTRTQPASPVDLAWHTQTVLQMGILSARAGKAAKFDKETESVIV is encoded by the coding sequence ATGCCCCTCAAGATGCTCTCAGCCGTCCAAACCACTTCTTCCACCCGCCGTGCTTTGCTGCGCCAGAGCGGGGTCCTGGCCGGCCTCGCCGGTCTGACCGCTGCAACGGCGGCCCGGGCCGAGGATAGGCCGCTCGGAGCCAACGATCGGATTGGAATCGGCATCATCGGATGCGGCGGACGGGGACGCGATCACCTCAACATCCTCAAAACCATGAAGGACGCCGGGGCCAAGGTCGAGATCGTCGCCGTGAGCGACACGTACCGGCCACGCATGGCCAAGCAGGCCGAGGCCCTCAAGGCCAGAGCTTACTTCGACCACCGCGAGCTCCTGGCCGACAAGTCCGTCGACCTGGTCTGCATCGCCACCCCGGACCACATCCACGGCTACCAGGTCATCGACGCCGTTCGGGCGGGCAAGGACGTCTACTGCGAGAAGCCGGTGACGCATTGGCGGCAGTACGAGCTCACCAAGCGCATGGTGGCCGAGGTCAAGAAGTCCGGGCGGATCTTCCAGCTCGGCTCGCAGGGCATGTCCAACACCGCTTGGCACCAGGCGAAGAAGCTCATCCAGGAAGGCATCATCGGTCAGCCGATCCACGCCGAGTGCGGCTACTTCCGCGTCGGCGACTGGGGTGAGGCGGGCATGCCCATCGATGACCCAAATGTCACGCCCGGCGAGGACCTCAACTGGGACGCGTTCCTGGGCGATGCGAACAAGCGACCGTTCGACGTCAGCCGCTACTTCCGCTGGCGGTTGTACCAGGATTACTCCGGCGGGCCGGCCACGGATCTGTACCCGCACTCCTTCACCCCCGTGGTCTACATGCTCGGCGTCAAGATGCCCTCGACCGTGGTCGGCCTGAGCAGCATCTCACGCTACCACGCCTGCAAGGAACGCGAGGTGCCCGACACGGCCAACATTCTCGCCGAGTATCCGGAGAAGACCACCGTGGCCATCCTCGGTACACAGGGCAACAACTTCCCCGGCGAACCGGAGCTCGGCTCCGTCGGGCGAGCGCCCACCCTCCGCGGCTGGGAGGGTACGATCAGCTTCGACAACCAGTCGATCATCTTCACGCCCGCGGAGGGCTCGAAGAGACAACGCAATCGATGGCCGATCGAACACGGCGAGGACGTCCGCCTGCACTGGCAAAACCTGCTCGACTGCTGCCGGACGCGAACCCAGCCGGCGAGTCCTGTCGACCTGGCCTGGCATACCCAGACCGTCCTGCAGATGGGCATTCTCAGCGCCCGGGCGGGCAAAGCCGCCAAGTTCGACAAGGAGACGGAATCGGTTATCGTGTAG
- a CDS encoding squalene/phytoene synthase family protein — translation MSPPTAPTNCWTFCNGILPAVSRSFALIIPQCPDPIDRGLCVAYLLCRIADTIEDEADLAAEARDRLYDLFLAAMDQPGDSARIGAFVRAWPAIPEGDCGRLVAGAEHALAAFLTLPAEYHGPIRTCVRDMIAGMRTAYPVETAGGIHFFCRDFDDLDRYCHHVAGVVGIMSTALFELRLGRAGFAATPAWREEGRRLGLGLQMTNIIKDCRVDAERGVSFIPFSCLDPEKPGYELSPEGRSRLIGHAIGHLDAGLDYIRAIPGSETGLRVFLLGSHLPAIATLELAAAGSEYHPKIDRTQMQEILALIATEGTDNEQVTAWYNNHRQRTLQAAGCD, via the coding sequence GTGTCCCCACCGACCGCACCGACCAACTGCTGGACGTTCTGCAACGGGATCCTACCCGCTGTCTCGCGGTCCTTCGCGCTGATCATCCCGCAATGTCCCGATCCGATTGACCGCGGACTGTGTGTGGCCTACCTGCTCTGCCGGATCGCCGACACCATTGAGGACGAGGCAGATCTGGCCGCAGAGGCCCGCGACCGGCTGTACGATCTGTTCCTGGCGGCGATGGACCAGCCGGGCGATTCGGCGCGGATCGGGGCCTTCGTGCGGGCCTGGCCCGCGATCCCCGAAGGCGACTGCGGCCGGCTGGTCGCGGGAGCCGAGCATGCGTTGGCCGCCTTCCTGACGCTGCCCGCCGAGTACCACGGTCCGATCCGAACCTGCGTGCGGGACATGATCGCGGGCATGCGCACCGCCTACCCCGTCGAGACGGCCGGCGGCATTCATTTCTTCTGCCGCGATTTCGACGACCTCGATCGATACTGCCATCACGTGGCCGGCGTGGTCGGCATCATGTCCACCGCCCTTTTCGAACTGCGACTGGGTAGGGCCGGATTCGCGGCCACACCGGCATGGCGCGAAGAGGGCCGGCGGCTGGGGCTTGGACTGCAGATGACCAACATCATCAAGGATTGCCGGGTCGATGCCGAGCGCGGGGTCAGTTTCATCCCCTTCTCCTGTCTCGATCCCGAGAAACCGGGATACGAGTTGTCGCCAGAGGGGCGTTCTCGGCTGATCGGGCACGCCATCGGCCATCTCGACGCAGGGCTGGATTACATCAGGGCCATTCCCGGATCCGAAACCGGCCTGCGCGTCTTCCTCCTCGGTTCGCACCTTCCGGCTATCGCCACGCTCGAGCTGGCCGCGGCGGGAAGCGAGTACCACCCGAAAATCGACCGGACCCAGATGCAGGAGATCCTCGCCCTGATCGCCACCGAGGGCACAGACAACGAGCAGGTCACGGCTTGGTACAATAACCACCGTCAGCGGACGCTCCAGGCCGCCGGCTGCGATTGA